GCGCCAGGTAGTCGAAGCGCGCCAGCGTGATGCCGAAGCGCTCGCGCAGCCGGGTCCGGATCTCGCGTTCGATCTGCGTCGTGGTGGCGAGCATGCGCAGCCAGAGCCGGAGCACCGCGTGGTCGCCACTGCCGGCACGCGCCTCGTGGCCGAGTTCGCTGGCGCGGCTGAGCAAGGTGTGCGAGGGGTCGTTGGCCTTCATGACTGGGCTTCCCGTGCGATGCCGGCGCGCTCAGCGCTGGCGGTCCCAGGTGCTCGGCGTCACGCCGCGCTCGCGCAGGCGGAACTTCTGCACCTTGCCGTTCTCGGTGCGCGGCAGGTCGTCGACCAGGTCGATGTAGCGCGGGATCGCGAAGTACGGCAGGCGGCCGTCGCAGTAGCCCGCGAGGTCGGCGGGCGTGACGGCGGCATCGGGCCGCAGGATGACCGAGGCCATCACCTCGTCCTCCGCCAGCTCGGAGCGCACGGGGTAGACCACCACCGTCGCCACCGCCGGATGGCCCTGCAGCACCTGCTCGACCTCGTACGACGAGATGTTCTCGCCCCGGCGCCGGATCGCGTCCTTCAGGCGGTCGATGAAGCGGAAGGCGCCGTCGGGCTCGCGCACCACCCGGTCGCCGGTATGGAACCACAGATTGCGCCAGGCCTCCACCGTCTTGTCCGGCAGGTTGAAGTAGCCGGTCGCGAAGGCGAAGGGCTCGTCGGCGCGCAGCAGCAGTTCGCCGGCCTCGCCGTCGGGCAGCGGCGCGTCGAAGGCGTCGGCCACCCGGGCCTCGAAGCCCGGCTGCAACCAGCCCATGACGCCGGCGCGTTCGCTGTCCGGTCGGGTGGCGATGACGAAATTGGTTTCGGTCGAGCCGTAGCCTTCGAGCAGCCTGACGCCGGTGCGCTCGCGGAAGGCGGCACTGGCCGAGGCCGGCACGCCGGGACCGAGCCCGGTGCGCACCCGGTGCGCCCGCTCGCCCGCGCCGGCCGGCTGGGCCAGCAGGATCGGCACCATCGCGCCGAGCAGGTAGACCACCGTGGCGCCGCAGGCCTGCATCGCGGGCCAGAAGCCCGAGGCCGAGAAGCGCGGCAGGAACACCACCTCGCCGCCCGTGAGCGAGGCCTGGGCGAAGGTGTTGAGCGCATTGATGTGGAACAGCGGCAGCGTGGTGGCCAGCACGTCGTCCGGCCCCAGGCCCAGGATGCGTGCGGTGTTGGCGCCCCAGCCGTGGTACTGGGCATGCGGGCAGACCACGCCCTTGGCCGGGCCGGTGGTGCCGGAGGTGTAGAGGATGGCAAGCGGATCGCCCGGCTGCACCGCCGCGGGGGCCACCGCATCGCCGGCCGGCGGATAGGCCTCGCAGCGCAGGCCCTGCGGCGCGGGCATCGGCCCCTCGCCGCCCACCACCCAGACGCATTCGAGCGCGGTGCCGACCAGTTCGGCGGTCTGCAGCCGCTCGACGAAAGGCGCTTCCACCACCATCAGCCGCGCACCGCTGTCGGCCAGGAAGTACGCGATCTGCGGCCCCATCGAGGCGGAATTGATCGGCACCGACACCGCACCGATCCACCCGCAGGCCAGGAACACCTCGAGGAACTCGGCCCGGTTGCCGCACAGGATCGCCACCCGGTCGCCGCGCCCGACACCGGCGGCCTGCAACGCGGCGGCCCGCCGGGCCACGGCGTCCACCGCATCGGCATGCGTCCAGCGCACGCCGCCCACGGTCAGCAGCGGCCGGGCACCCAGCGCCGCAGCCTGCTGCTGCAGCAGCAGCGGCACGGTGCGCTCGGCCAGCGGCCAGGCATGGTCGACCAGGCGCGCGGCGGTGTCAGTCGTCATGGGTTCCGCCCCCCAGGTAGGTCGCCTGCACCCGCGGGTCGCTCGCCAGCGACTGCGACGCGCCGTGCAGCGCGATCTCGCCGGTCTCCAGCACATAGCCTTCGTCGGAACTCTCCAGCGCCGCGCGCGCGTTCTGCTCCACCAGCAGGATCGACACGCCGTCGTCGCGCAGGCCGCGCACGATGGCGAGGATGTCGCGCACGATCAGCGGCGCGAGGCCGAGGCTGGGCTCGTCGAGCATCAGCAGCCGCGGCCCCGACATCAACGCCCGCCCCACAGCCAGCATCTGCCGCTCACCGCCCGAGAGCGTGTCGGCGCGCTGTGCCTTGCGTTCCGCCAGCCGCGGAAAGCGCTCGTAGACGGCGCCCAGCCGCTTCTTCAGCACGTCGCTGCGGAGCCGCCGCGAGAAGGCGCCCAGCTGCAGGTTGTCCAGCACGCTGAGCTCGCCGAAGAGCTCGCGCTTCTCCGGCACGAGCACCAGGCCGCGCTCCACCCGCGACTCGACGTCCAGGCCGTGCAGGTCCTCGCCTTCGAAGCGCAACACGCCCTTCGACGGCAGCAGGCCCATGGCCGCGGCCAGCAGCGTGGTCTTGCCCGCGCCGTTGGGCCCGATCACCGACACGATCTGGCCCTTGTCGAGCGAGAGCGACACGCCGCGCACGGCGTCCACCTGCCCGTACGAGACGTGCAGGTCACCGATCTCCAGCATCGCGGCGCTCATACGACGCTCCCGAGGTAGGCCGCCTGCACGCGCTCGTCGGCGCGCACCGCCGCGGGCACGCCTTCCACCAGCTTGGAGCCGAAGTTCATCACCACCAGGCGGTCGACGAGTTTCATGACGAAGTCCATGTCGTGTTCGACGATGAGGATGGTCACGCCCTCCTCCCGAAGCTTGCGCAGCAGCTCGCCCAGCGCCATCTTTTCCTTGCGGCGCAGACCGGCCGCCGGCTCGTCGAGCACGAGCAGCACCGGGTCGGCCGCCAGCGCGCGGGCGATCTCCAAGATGCGCTGGGTGCCCAGCGGCAGGCTGCCGGCCAGCTCGTGGGACCGGTCGCCCAGACCGATGCGCGCCAGCTGGCGCTGCGCCTCCTGCAACACCTGCTGCTCCTCGGCCCGGTCGAGCCGCAGCCCGGCCTTGAGCACGCCCGCGCCGGTGCGCGCATAGGCGCCGAGCGCGACGTTGTCCAGCAGCGTCATCTGAGGACGCAGCTTCACGTGCTGGAAGGTGCGCGCCAGGCCCAGCCGCGCGACCTCGCGCTGCGGCAGGCCGGCGATGTCCCGGTCGAGGAAGCGCACCTTGCCGGCCGTCATCGGCGCGGTGCAGGTCAGCAGGTTGAACATGGTCGACTTGCCGGCGCCGTTGGGACCGATCAGGCCGATGATCTCGCCGGCGTTCACCTCGAAGCTCACGTCGTTCACCGCCACCAGACCACCGAAGCGCTTGACCGCGCCCTCGACCGACAGGATGCGGGTGCCGCGCACCGGCAGCGCACGCTGCGGCAGCGGTGCCACCGGTTCGGCGGGGGCCGTGGCCGGCGGCGCCTGGAAGCGGCCCTGGGTGATGCGCCGCACGAAGCCCATCAGCCCGCTGCGCGCGAAGTGCAGCAGCAGGATGAAGAGCGTCGCGAAGGCGATGGCCTCAAGCTGGCCGGCGCGTTGCGTGAGCATCGGCAGCACGTCCTGCAGCCCGTTCTTGAGCACCAGCACCAGCGCCGCACCGACGAGCGCACCCATGAGCTGGCCGAGTCCGCCGGCCACCGCCATCAGCAGGTACTCGATGCTGGCGCGCACGTCGAAGGGCGCCGGGCTCACGAAGCGGTTCATGTGCGCATAGAGCCAGCCCGCGACGCCCGCGAGCAAGGCCGCGGTGACGAAGAGCGTGAGCCGCACGCGGTAAGCGTCCGCCCCCACGCTGGCCAGCAGGGTGGCGCCACCGCGCAGCCCGCGGATCGCGCGGCCCGGCCGCGACTGCAACAGGTTCTGGCTGAACAGGAAGGCCAGGCCGACGATGCTCCAGATCAGGTAGTAGATCGAGCGCGGGTCCGACAGCACCCAGGTGCCGACGCGCAGCGCCGGGATGTTCGACAGGCCGGTGTGCCGGCCCAGCGCATCGACGTTGCCGAAGAGCATCGCGATCGACAGCCCCCACGCAATGGTCGACAGCGGCAGGAAGTGCCCGCCCAGGCGCAGCGTGAGCATGCCGATGGCCAGCGCCGACAGCCCGGTGAGCAGCAGCGCGAACAGCAGCCCGATCCAGGGCGAGAGCCCCTGCGTGGTGGTGAGCCAGGCGGTCGCGTAGGCCGCGATGCCGACGAAGGCGGCCTGCCCGAAGGACGTGGCCCCGCCCACGCCGGTCAGCAGCACCAGGCCCAGCGCGACCAGGGCGCCGATCCCGATGTCGTTCATCAGCGAGACGGTGAAGTTGCCGGCCACGAGCGGCGCCAGCGCGAAGGCGAGCACCACCAGGCCGAGCCAGAGGCGGCGCGAGAAGCGGCTGGACGAAGGACTGGAAGAACGGGCGCTCATTGGTCCACCTCGTCGTCTTCCTCTTCCGAATGCACGCTTAGGAAGGACCGCAGCATCAGCACCGGGATCAGCAGGCTGAAGACGATCACGTCCTTCAGCGCACCGCTCCAGAACGACGCGAAGCTCTCGACCAGGCCGACCGCGATCGCCCCGACCGCGGTGATCGGGTAACTCACCAGGCCGCCGATGATGGCCGCCACGAAGGCCTTCAGGCCGATGATGAAGCCGGAGTCGTAGTACATGGTCGTCACCGGCGCGATCAGCACGCCGATCAGCCCGGCCAGCAGCGACGCGCAGCCGTACGCCAGGATGGCGGTGCGCGCCGGCCGGATGCCGACCAGCCGCGCCCCCACCCGGTTCACGGCCGTCGCCCGCAGCGCCTTGCCGGCCACGGTGCGCTCGAACACCAGGAAGAACAGGCCGCTCAGCACCACGGCAGAGCCGACCATCAGGATCACCTGCGCGCTGACGGTGAAGCCGTCGCCCAGGGTCAGCACACCCGAAGCCAGCGGCTGGGTGCGCGAGCCTTCGGGCCCAAAGAACAGCAGGCCCAGGCCCGACAGCAGGAAGTGCAGCGCCAGCGAGACGATCAGCAGCACCAGCACCGAGGCATCGGCGATGGGCTGGAACACAATGCGCGCCAGCAGCGGCGCGATCGGCACCACCAGCAGCACCGACGCGACGATCTGCACCGCCGCCGGCATGCCGCTGCGCGCAGCCAGCCAGGCCAGCAGGCAGGGAACCGCCGGCAGCAGGCCCCAGAGGGCAATCGCCTTCGGGATGCGCGCGGCCTCGTGGCGGCGCACCAGCGCGACCACTTCGACCAACACCGCGATGGCAGCCAGTGTGAGCACCAGGCCAATGGTCGGCGGCGTGCGGCCGGTCTCGAAGGCGGCGAGCGTCAGCGCCGCGAAGGCGGCGACGTCGCCGAAGGGTACGAAGACGACCCGGGTGACCGAGAAGATCAGCACCAGGCCGAGCCCGGCGAGCAGGTACACCGCGCCGTTGGCCAGGCCGTCGATGCCGAGGATGAGTGCAATGTCCCAGCTCATCGTGCGCTGCTCCGGGCGTCGGGATGTGGAAGGCGTTGGACGGACGGGATCAAGGGGCGAGCTTCCACTGGCCGTTGTCGAGCTTGACGATCACGCGGGCGCGTTCGTCGACGCCGTAGAGGTTGCCGGGCTTGAAGCTATAGACGCCGTGCACGCCGACCACTTCCTTGGTGCTGAAGATGGCGTCGCGCAGCGCGACCCGGAACTCCGGCGTGCCCGGCTCGGCCTTGGCCATCGCGCGGGATGCGGCATCGGCGAACACCAGCCAGCCGTCGAAGGAGTAGGCCGAGAACGCGTCGGTGGTCGGCGCGTTGTTGGCCTTCTGGAAAGCGGCGCGGAAATCGAGCCCGATCTTCTTGCTTGGATGGTCCGCGGGCAATTGCTCGGCCACGATGA
The sequence above is drawn from the Variovorax sp. J2L1-78 genome and encodes:
- a CDS encoding ABC transporter ATP-binding protein, translating into MSAAMLEIGDLHVSYGQVDAVRGVSLSLDKGQIVSVIGPNGAGKTTLLAAAMGLLPSKGVLRFEGEDLHGLDVESRVERGLVLVPEKRELFGELSVLDNLQLGAFSRRLRSDVLKKRLGAVYERFPRLAERKAQRADTLSGGERQMLAVGRALMSGPRLLMLDEPSLGLAPLIVRDILAIVRGLRDDGVSILLVEQNARAALESSDEGYVLETGEIALHGASQSLASDPRVQATYLGGGTHDD
- a CDS encoding branched-chain amino acid ABC transporter ATP-binding protein/permease, with protein sequence MSARSSSPSSSRFSRRLWLGLVVLAFALAPLVAGNFTVSLMNDIGIGALVALGLVLLTGVGGATSFGQAAFVGIAAYATAWLTTTQGLSPWIGLLFALLLTGLSALAIGMLTLRLGGHFLPLSTIAWGLSIAMLFGNVDALGRHTGLSNIPALRVGTWVLSDPRSIYYLIWSIVGLAFLFSQNLLQSRPGRAIRGLRGGATLLASVGADAYRVRLTLFVTAALLAGVAGWLYAHMNRFVSPAPFDVRASIEYLLMAVAGGLGQLMGALVGAALVLVLKNGLQDVLPMLTQRAGQLEAIAFATLFILLLHFARSGLMGFVRRITQGRFQAPPATAPAEPVAPLPQRALPVRGTRILSVEGAVKRFGGLVAVNDVSFEVNAGEIIGLIGPNGAGKSTMFNLLTCTAPMTAGKVRFLDRDIAGLPQREVARLGLARTFQHVKLRPQMTLLDNVALGAYARTGAGVLKAGLRLDRAEEQQVLQEAQRQLARIGLGDRSHELAGSLPLGTQRILEIARALAADPVLLVLDEPAAGLRRKEKMALGELLRKLREEGVTILIVEHDMDFVMKLVDRLVVMNFGSKLVEGVPAAVRADERVQAAYLGSVV
- a CDS encoding ATP-dependent acyl-CoA ligase, with protein sequence MTTDTAARLVDHAWPLAERTVPLLLQQQAAALGARPLLTVGGVRWTHADAVDAVARRAAALQAAGVGRGDRVAILCGNRAEFLEVFLACGWIGAVSVPINSASMGPQIAYFLADSGARLMVVEAPFVERLQTAELVGTALECVWVVGGEGPMPAPQGLRCEAYPPAGDAVAPAAVQPGDPLAILYTSGTTGPAKGVVCPHAQYHGWGANTARILGLGPDDVLATTLPLFHINALNTFAQASLTGGEVVFLPRFSASGFWPAMQACGATVVYLLGAMVPILLAQPAGAGERAHRVRTGLGPGVPASASAAFRERTGVRLLEGYGSTETNFVIATRPDSERAGVMGWLQPGFEARVADAFDAPLPDGEAGELLLRADEPFAFATGYFNLPDKTVEAWRNLWFHTGDRVVREPDGAFRFIDRLKDAIRRRGENISSYEVEQVLQGHPAVATVVVYPVRSELAEDEVMASVILRPDAAVTPADLAGYCDGRLPYFAIPRYIDLVDDLPRTENGKVQKFRLRERGVTPSTWDRQR
- a CDS encoding branched-chain amino acid ABC transporter permease, which encodes MSWDIALILGIDGLANGAVYLLAGLGLVLIFSVTRVVFVPFGDVAAFAALTLAAFETGRTPPTIGLVLTLAAIAVLVEVVALVRRHEAARIPKAIALWGLLPAVPCLLAWLAARSGMPAAVQIVASVLLVVPIAPLLARIVFQPIADASVLVLLIVSLALHFLLSGLGLLFFGPEGSRTQPLASGVLTLGDGFTVSAQVILMVGSAVVLSGLFFLVFERTVAGKALRATAVNRVGARLVGIRPARTAILAYGCASLLAGLIGVLIAPVTTMYYDSGFIIGLKAFVAAIIGGLVSYPITAVGAIAVGLVESFASFWSGALKDVIVFSLLIPVLMLRSFLSVHSEEEDDEVDQ